Proteins encoded by one window of Lactobacillus sp. ESL0684:
- a CDS encoding accessory Sec system protein Asp3, translating into MNVKNGVVMTDNKLVTVYLLFRPRNMGYIYMYGAKVHFEDEDLIYENAIVSPGKALILWKEMKIVDGGFIPDIIMPRLTKDVDYQFQIISQEQPEHSLSLAMTTFDKDDQQLNYQIFSGKAGTFSLTAKEASYWLELASLGNQKLRFKMVLLAAAPLLSEYAITTKMVGGIRTVLIEPQEPQERSRLHIHVRNYTATIQALNFEPKQEHLFILMPVQSSGIGDFTTSQIEELVKYLNKFRQSNYVLQIDNNHATGELVKILRAYISNNN; encoded by the coding sequence ATGAATGTTAAGAATGGGGTCGTAATGACTGATAATAAACTGGTAACGGTATATCTCCTATTTAGACCACGGAATATGGGCTATATCTATATGTATGGTGCAAAGGTGCATTTTGAAGATGAGGATTTAATCTATGAAAACGCAATAGTTTCACCGGGTAAAGCGCTAATTTTATGGAAAGAAATGAAAATTGTCGATGGAGGTTTTATTCCTGATATTATCATGCCAAGATTGACAAAAGATGTGGATTATCAATTTCAGATTATAAGTCAAGAGCAGCCCGAGCATTCATTGTCGCTGGCAATGACTACTTTTGATAAAGATGATCAACAACTCAATTATCAGATTTTTTCTGGAAAAGCAGGTACCTTTAGTTTAACTGCTAAAGAAGCCAGCTACTGGCTTGAATTGGCTAGTTTAGGTAATCAAAAGCTGCGCTTCAAAATGGTATTACTAGCTGCTGCGCCGCTGCTTTCAGAATATGCCATTACCACGAAGATGGTTGGCGGCATTCGCACTGTCCTAATTGAACCTCAAGAACCTCAAGAACGTAGCCGATTGCACATTCATGTGCGTAACTATACTGCCACCATCCAAGCATTGAACTTTGAACCAAAGCAAGAACATCTCTTTATCTTAATGCCTGTCCAAAGTTCAGGTATTGGCGACTTTACGACTTCGCAAATAGAAGAGCTTGTCAAATATCTTAATAAATTCAGGCAAAGTAATTATGTTTTACAGATCGACAACAATCATGCCACAGGCGAATTAGTTAAAATACTGCGTGCTTATATTAGTAATAATAACTAG